The DNA region TGGAACAAAGACACATTTGGTTGTGAATTCCCATGTGGCAGGCATATATCTACACAGACCAATCAATAGTTCAAGTCACACACTCCCATAATCCATTTTCTCTTCACAAAATTCCCTTCAATCCCCCCGTTTAGTTGACATGAATAATTAAAGGGAAATATCCAAATCCATGTCTTATTATTTTCAATAATCCATACTTGTAGCAATGAAATACTATATATTCCTCCACCAAGTGATAAATGATTGATTACAAATATTTAGGATATATTTTTCTTTGCTCTATAAAGGCCCAGAAATACCTTGTTTACGTATCATTGGAAAGTGCATTAACATAAATACGGCAGTAAGAAGCGGCAATACAAAAGTGTGTAAACTATAAAAACGAGTCAAAGTGGATTGTCCCACACTAGCGCTTCCGCGCAATAATTCGACCAAAGGTGATCCTATTACAGGAATAGCGTCAGGGACACCTGTTACTATTTTCACTGCCCAATAACCAATTTGGTCCCGAGGTAAGGAATAACCAGTTACGCCAAAAGATGCGGTTAATACAGCTAGAACCACACCTGTAACCCAAGTCAATTCGCGAGGTTTTTTAAATCCGCCGGTGAGATACACACGAAATACATGCAGGATCATCATTAGGACCATCATACTTGCCGACCATCGATGAACTGATCGGATTAACCAACCAAAGTTGGCTTCAGTCATTATGTATTGAACAGAAGCAAAAGCCTCAGTAACGGTCGGACGATAGTAAAAAGTCATAGCAAACCCAGTAGCTACTTGTACTAAAAAACAAGTAAGCGTAATTCCCCCTAAACAATAAAATATATTGACGTGGGGAGGAACGTATTTACTAGTTATATCATCCGCAATTGCTTGAATCTCGAGACGTTCTTCGAACCAATCATATACTTTATTGAGATAGGCGGAACTCCCCCTCTGAGAACCGTATATGAGACTTTCATCTCGTACAGCTCAAGCAAAAACACCCAAATACTAGTTGCAACGGATATGGAATAGaaagttttaaatttattaagttCTGATCCCATCTTCTCTGGAAAATCCGAAAGCTCTTCTTTGTGGCGAtaataccaaaatatcaagttGGCGCAGTCGTCTTTATCTTTATTTTGATACTTATGGGCCTCTTGAATTCTCTTTTTCCCTATAATTTGTTTTTGTGGAATATGGCttttattatttgttttctttattattgATAGGAATTCTCTTGTTAAGACCCTATGAATCGATTAAAACCTCAGATTCATACTAGAACCACGATGATTCAATAAAAAAACCTAACCTAAATCAAATCAAGGATTCCCTGAGTAAGAATCCTCGGATCATCACTTATTCCCTGAATAAATAGAATGActaaaaattcaaagaaaggtTTTGCTTTTGGTCAAAATATAAATAGGGGTTGAAAGAAAAGAATCTTTCGATTTAGAAATTAGAATTCTTTGTTTGACAATTTTTTGGAACCCGGACACGAGGTCTGAATATTAAGTATGAATCATAgttcaaatatttcttaatcTATTTCGTGTTCCAAATATTCGAATAAATATCTGACGAAGTAGAACCATCTCTATCAAGATGACAGACCCATTCTCTGTACTATCAATAGGATCAATTATAACAAGTCACACACTCATACTCCGGAAATACAGAAACAAAGAAATTCCACGATCGAACtaccaaaagaaaatagaatGGACTAGAAATCGGAGCTCTAAATGATTCATTTTGGACTCAAAAGCAAGGACTTTGGGGTTCTTATAGACCTAATTCATTGAAATTCCATCCAATAAAACGGAAGAGTTATAAATCTCCAAAATAATAGATAGAAATACCGCAAATAAGGCCATTGCGACACCCATCAAAGGAGTAGTTCCCCACCCAGGAGCTACTTTACCATATTCCGAATTCAATGGTTTTAATAAATCTCCTACCGCAGTTCGTCTTGGACCAGATCTAGAACTGTTCTCAACAGTTTGTGTAGCCATAAATCCTATTGTATTCATTGAGATCTGTTGACTTTGTATACCATTCCGTTGTAAATAAACGATCCTATCATAGATCCATTGGGTcttgaaattatataaatatgataagaaTGGAAACAGCAACCCTAGTCGCCATCTTTATATCTGGTTTACTTGTAAGTTTTACTGGGTACGCCTTATATACCGCTTTTGGGCAACCTTCTCAACAACTAAGAGATCCATTCGAGGAACATGGAGACTAGTTGAAGTACTGAGCCTCCCGATATCGGGAGGCTCAGTACTTCAACTGAGataatgaaaaattatttcaccTTTTTAGTTCTTTTTAGTTGGAACTTTAGGCGGTTCTCGAAAAAAGATAGCGAAAAAAATTATCCCTAGAGTCGAGACTAAGAGGAATGTATAAACCAATGCTTCCATAGATTCGATCGTGGTTTACAATTATAGCTTTCATACctgtttgtttctttttattttcttttttttttttttttttatcatcttCCGGATAAAGAACGAACAAGAGTAAAAACGAAGTTGATTCAAATAAAGATTTCTCTGGTACCCTATGTCaataaaagtaaaagaaagaaaataagggcGAAAGAAAGATACCAAAGCAATGTTGTATCAGGCTGCCTGTCTTTTTGTAGTTGGATCTCCAAGTTTTTGGAATGCTCCAAATTCGACTTGAGCATCTAAATCTGGGTCAATACCAGCAAAAACATCTCTGAACAAGGTTCTAGCACCATGCCAAATGTGTCCGAAGAAGAAGAGCAAAGCAAACGAAGCATGCCCAAAAGTAAACCAACCCCTTGGACTGCTACGAAAAACACCATCGGATTTCAAAGTAGCACGATCTAATTCAAAAATTTCACCCAATTGAGCACGTCTAGCATATTTTTTCACAGTAGCAGGATCACTATAACTGACGCCGTTGAGTTCACCGCCGTAGAACTCAACAGTTACACCTACTTGTTCAACACTATACTTCGATTCTGCCCTTCTAAAAGGAACATCGGCTCTAACAATTCCATCGCCGTCTACCAAAACGACCGGAAATGTTTCAAAAAAGGTAGGCATACGACGTACAAAAAGTTCACGCCCTTCTTTATCTCTAAAGATAGGGTGTCCTAACCATCCAACCGCTATTCCATCCCCGTTATCCATTGAACCTGCTCTGAATAATCCTCCTTTTGCCGGATTATTGCCGATGTAATCATAAAAAGCTAATTTTTCAGGAATTTTAGACCAGGCTTCTGAGAAACTTTGATTTTCTGCTAGCCCAGCACTAACTCTTCGATATATTTCTTGCTGGAAGTACCCCTGATCCCATTGATAACGAGTGGGCCCAAATAATTCAATCGGGGTAGTTGCCGAACCATACCACATAGTTCCGGCAACAACAAAAGCTGCCAGGGAAAAAAGACAGCAGCGATACTACTGGAAAGGACGGTTTCAATATTTCCCATACGCAATCCTTTGTATAGACGTTGTGCattaaatgaaagaaagaactaaATACTATATTTCACTTTGAGGTGGAAacgtaacaattttttttttttttattgtctttataATATTCATATTGGTTTTTATCGTATTTATTTTATCCATAGATTCTCAAAATTCATAAAGAAAGACAGAATGAATAAACTCAAATTATTACGAATAGGTCTTTCTAATGATAAATAAGTATGGACTCATTCGCTCATAGAAAATGGGATCAACTCCCCCATTGCGTATTGGTACTTATCGAGTATAGAATAAAT from Lycium ferocissimum isolate CSIRO_LF1 chromosome 2, AGI_CSIRO_Lferr_CH_V1, whole genome shotgun sequence includes:
- the LOC132033912 gene encoding LOW QUALITY PROTEIN: cytochrome b6-like (The sequence of the model RefSeq protein was modified relative to this genomic sequence to represent the inferred CDS: inserted 1 base in 1 codon), yielding MGSELNKFKTFYSISVATSIWVFLLELYEMKVSYTVLRGGVXAYLNKVYDWFEERLEIQAIADDITSKYVPPHVNIFYCLGGITLTCFLVQVATGFAMTFYYRPTVTEAFASVQYIMTEANFGWLIRSVHRWSASMMVLMMILHVFRVYLTGGFKKPRELTWVTGVVLAVLTASFGVTGYSLPRDQIGYWAVKIVTGVPDAIPVIGSPLVELLRGSASVGQSTLTRFYSLHTFVLPLLTAVFMLMHFPMIRKQGISGPL